In one window of Verrucomicrobiales bacterium DNA:
- a CDS encoding VCBS repeat-containing protein, which yields MKFASCYTFKFIATCVVVASSLASFSTAQERRSGWGKHLITQQGDCYTAVALDANGDKALDVIASFKGRVSLFLAPDWREIVVHRYLGKGGGEGAAAIHSEVIDVDGDGDMDWAGTLSHAAPIWLENPGRGRLANRVWTPRLIDPDIVGIHCITRADIDNDGRADLIINNFEPDKGLGDSIAWFSIPKEPLTAQRWERHIFADKDARGGSHYMGAGDIDGDGWKEIAVGAKGGPFAGGNWFAFWKNPGKDGVKGPWKKVILAENQEAATNILPCDVNGDGKVDWLASRGHSKGLLWFENPGWNIHQIDTEIRQPHSLTVFDHDGDGDTDAASCGYESKWVRWYENDGRGKFTIHTLDDNQESYDLRTVDMDGDGDGDLLNAGRASGNVVWYENLGAKR from the coding sequence ATGAAATTCGCGTCCTGCTACACTTTCAAATTCATCGCCACCTGCGTCGTGGTCGCGTCCAGCCTTGCCTCCTTCTCCACGGCGCAGGAGAGGAGGTCCGGTTGGGGAAAGCATCTCATCACTCAGCAGGGCGACTGCTACACGGCCGTCGCCCTTGATGCCAACGGAGACAAGGCGCTCGACGTCATTGCCAGTTTCAAGGGACGCGTCAGCCTGTTTCTGGCGCCGGACTGGCGCGAAATCGTCGTTCACCGTTACCTTGGCAAGGGAGGCGGCGAAGGTGCCGCTGCCATTCACAGCGAGGTGATTGATGTCGATGGCGACGGTGACATGGATTGGGCGGGTACCCTGTCGCATGCCGCTCCGATCTGGTTGGAGAATCCGGGACGTGGGCGTCTTGCTAACCGCGTCTGGACCCCGCGCCTCATCGATCCTGACATCGTCGGCATCCATTGCATCACCCGTGCGGACATCGATAACGACGGTCGCGCGGATCTCATTATCAACAACTTCGAGCCTGACAAGGGGTTGGGCGACTCCATTGCCTGGTTCAGCATCCCGAAGGAGCCGCTCACGGCGCAGAGATGGGAGCGTCACATCTTCGCTGACAAGGACGCCCGCGGAGGCAGCCACTACATGGGCGCCGGGGATATTGATGGCGACGGTTGGAAGGAAATCGCCGTCGGGGCCAAGGGCGGACCCTTCGCCGGTGGCAACTGGTTTGCGTTCTGGAAGAATCCCGGAAAAGACGGCGTCAAAGGCCCGTGGAAGAAAGTCATTCTGGCGGAGAATCAGGAGGCAGCGACCAACATCCTGCCGTGCGATGTGAATGGCGATGGCAAGGTGGACTGGTTGGCATCCCGTGGGCACAGCAAAGGACTGCTGTGGTTCGAAAACCCCGGCTGGAACATCCATCAGATCGACACCGAGATTCGCCAACCTCACAGCCTGACCGTTTTTGATCACGACGGGGACGGCGACACGGATGCCGCGTCCTGCGGTTACGAGAGTAAGTGGGTCCGCTGGTATGAAAACGACGGCAGAGGCAAATTCACCATTCATACATTGGACGACAACCAGGAGAGCTATGATTTGCGCACCGTGGACATGGATGGGGATGGCGACGGCGATTTACTGAACGCCGGCCGCGCATCGGGCAATGTGGTTTGGTATGAGAACCTGGGTGCCAAACGGTGA
- a CDS encoding ATP-binding protein codes for MGAVEWERASFFLVLCGSYLRFIEREVLGKRSPLFGRRTGQIHLKPFNHLASALHQGSTRQIQGAIAGRARPHAA; via the coding sequence ATGGGCGCCGTCGAGTGGGAAAGAGCTAGCTTCTTTCTCGTGCTGTGCGGGTCCTACTTGAGGTTCATCGAGCGCGAGGTGCTGGGGAAACGAAGCCCTCTGTTCGGTCGCCGCACCGGACAGATTCATCTCAAGCCGTTCAACCATCTGGCGTCGGCTCTTCATCAAGGCAGCACCCGCCAGATCCAAGGCGCGATTGCAGGACGTGCGCGTCCACACGCTGCATGA
- a CDS encoding MFS transporter, which translates to MATSLSNSSRFVVLFAAIGGLLFDGVELGLMPVASLSVSQSLLGDAFTPALGGDWFARFTAALMLGAAVGGIVLGSLGDRVGRTRALGVSVVFYSIFAGLGAFVKTQEQMLVLRFMVGLGVGGVWPNAVALAAECWPDKSRPIIAGLMGAALNGGILMLSQIARTWHITPESWRWIFQLAAAPAVLGLLALTVIPESPLWLASRNGRRNGTRWALGEEGQSSLASSANARSEGILRELLRPPLLRLTVIGILLGSVPMVGAWAASKWMIPWADKVGGAAEAGYKAITQGWWALGAVMGSFFGAQIAAWLGRRRAYAIISAATTAITSLMFLGTAPLQASFLPIVFAQGFVATLFFGWLPLYLPELFPTRVRAAGSGIAYNVGRFATALGVLAAGGLFAAMGGSYPKVGATCGLIYLLGLIVIWWAPDTTEKKLDT; encoded by the coding sequence ATGGCCACATCGCTTTCCAACTCTTCGCGTTTCGTCGTGTTGTTCGCGGCCATCGGCGGCCTGCTGTTCGATGGCGTCGAGTTGGGCCTGATGCCCGTGGCTTCCCTGTCTGTATCGCAGAGCCTGCTGGGCGACGCCTTCACGCCGGCGTTGGGCGGCGATTGGTTTGCGCGATTCACGGCAGCGCTGATGCTCGGTGCGGCCGTTGGGGGAATCGTTCTTGGCAGTCTGGGGGATCGGGTTGGCCGCACGCGGGCACTCGGAGTCAGCGTGGTGTTTTACTCGATCTTCGCCGGGCTTGGCGCCTTTGTGAAAACGCAGGAACAAATGCTCGTGCTGCGTTTCATGGTGGGTCTGGGCGTGGGCGGCGTGTGGCCGAATGCCGTGGCTCTCGCCGCTGAGTGTTGGCCGGATAAGTCGCGTCCCATCATCGCCGGGCTCATGGGCGCGGCCCTGAATGGCGGCATTCTCATGCTCTCGCAAATCGCCCGCACCTGGCACATCACACCGGAATCCTGGCGTTGGATTTTTCAACTCGCCGCCGCGCCCGCTGTGCTCGGCTTGCTCGCCTTGACGGTGATTCCGGAGTCGCCATTGTGGCTGGCGTCCCGCAACGGTAGACGAAATGGGACCCGCTGGGCTCTGGGCGAAGAAGGCCAGAGCTCCCTCGCCTCCTCTGCCAATGCACGCTCTGAGGGGATCCTGCGCGAACTCCTGCGTCCGCCGCTGCTCCGTCTCACGGTAATCGGCATTCTTCTCGGCTCCGTTCCCATGGTTGGCGCGTGGGCGGCGAGCAAGTGGATGATTCCGTGGGCGGACAAGGTCGGCGGCGCGGCTGAGGCGGGCTACAAAGCTATCACGCAGGGTTGGTGGGCGCTCGGCGCCGTGATGGGTAGCTTCTTTGGAGCACAGATTGCCGCCTGGCTTGGACGCCGCCGTGCCTACGCGATCATCAGCGCGGCCACGACGGCCATAACGTCATTGATGTTCCTCGGCACCGCGCCGCTGCAGGCGTCATTCCTGCCCATCGTGTTCGCGCAGGGCTTCGTCGCTACGTTGTTCTTCGGCTGGTTGCCCCTGTATCTGCCGGAGCTGTTTCCCACGCGGGTACGCGCTGCCGGGAGCGGCATCGCTTATAACGTTGGCCGCTTCGCTACTGCACTGGGTGTATTGGCCGCCGGTGGCCTTTTCGCCGCGATGGGCGGTTCGTATCCAAAAGTCGGAGCGACCTGCGGACTTATCTATCTTCTAGGGCTCATCGTCATTTGGTGGGCGCCTGACACCACCGAAAAGAAGCTCGATACATGA
- a CDS encoding NAD(P)-dependent oxidoreductase, protein MPFSPDGSETSSIAAVKKEVGERDSIGLIGLGLMGSAMGERLLAHGFTVQGFDIDPGCLAAFVTRGGRAATSVTDLITSCRRIILSLPDSEVVRTVLDELQPLLRPGQVILDTTTGRPEAAAAAGRRLAGHRVAYVEATISGNSSQVRRGEVLAMTSGTAAAAALCNDMLVCFARKIHHVGDWGSAAKLKLVSNLVLGLNRAVLAEGLAFAGKLHLDLEQTLVVLRDSMSYSRVMDTKGDKMIAADFEPQARLSQHLKDVRLIQRAAELSHARIPLTDVHAQLLQQAESKGLGPLDNCAIIRVFEAVD, encoded by the coding sequence ATGCCCTTTTCCCCTGATGGATCAGAAACATCGTCGATTGCCGCGGTTAAGAAGGAAGTCGGTGAACGCGATTCCATTGGGTTGATTGGTTTGGGACTGATGGGCAGCGCGATGGGGGAACGTCTGCTGGCCCATGGATTCACGGTGCAGGGCTTTGACATCGACCCCGGCTGTTTGGCCGCGTTCGTCACTCGAGGGGGGCGTGCTGCAACGAGTGTCACCGATTTAATCACTTCCTGCCGGCGGATTATCCTCAGCCTCCCGGATAGTGAGGTGGTTCGAACCGTGCTCGATGAGCTGCAGCCCCTTCTTCGTCCCGGACAGGTGATCTTGGATACGACGACCGGTCGCCCGGAGGCTGCTGCCGCGGCCGGCCGCCGATTGGCCGGGCACCGGGTGGCCTATGTGGAGGCCACAATTTCCGGGAACAGCAGCCAGGTCCGGCGTGGCGAGGTCCTGGCTATGACGAGCGGAACCGCGGCGGCGGCGGCGTTGTGCAACGATATGCTGGTTTGTTTCGCGAGAAAGATCCACCACGTTGGCGATTGGGGCAGCGCCGCCAAGTTGAAATTGGTGAGCAATTTGGTGCTAGGATTGAACCGGGCGGTCCTGGCTGAAGGACTGGCCTTTGCGGGAAAACTGCATCTCGATCTTGAGCAGACCCTGGTTGTGTTGCGGGATAGCATGTCCTACTCGCGGGTCATGGATACAAAGGGCGACAAAATGATCGCTGCCGACTTCGAGCCGCAGGCCCGGCTTTCGCAGCATTTGAAGGACGTTCGTTTGATTCAGAGGGCCGCCGAGCTGAGCCACGCACGGATACCTTTGACTGACGTTCACGCCCAGTTGCTGCAGCAGGCGGAATCGAAAGGGCTCGGTCCGTTGGACAACTGCGCCATCATCCGTGTGTTCGAAGCGGTGGACTGA
- a CDS encoding delta-60 repeat domain-containing protein, which yields MNENVQVGGFARVFHLYVWWLCLGVITGFAQIPGARDTNFVTIAGSDTFPTSLAIADDGSLFAGGTFINYGAGGHATVTHLLPNGSLDPAFSPVTFRSVIESRFLTNISIVTNITIVPGSTNRGTATGMALFRDGRVAVVGEFNDVNFQRSTGFVTLTTHGQVAGTADPKLAGMEPRGAMSSFSGRVFIYGNQSLDPNPTNGTPGRLPIAEVDSSGGRVGSFVPPTLAELGLYAAFVTHMVSGPTNTVYAFVNAGRSNAPVGYSGYEIFRLHESGRLDGSFADGGRAEVSQIREPFARVSPQGELYISGAFAYRGASVPGPLRRIRLDGDIDTGFIPAIPNLGSPYVGVEPDGSLVMFGVALPDFMVRLRPDGSRDRSYKDPALNRTDATVVTENIRMGPDGSAYLMGTLIGFTGAQFSLDHGVVKVQGGQIKLGFTAQARSLTLTWPSGFRLQRTPTLNSPIWADVPGATSPWPVPPALPLDFYRMVSE from the coding sequence GTGAATGAGAATGTTCAAGTTGGAGGTTTCGCTCGAGTTTTCCACCTTTATGTCTGGTGGCTTTGCCTGGGGGTGATAACCGGATTCGCCCAAATTCCAGGAGCGAGGGACACGAACTTTGTCACCATTGCGGGTTCGGATACATTCCCCACCTCGCTGGCGATCGCGGATGATGGTAGTCTTTTTGCGGGCGGCACCTTTATCAACTACGGCGCAGGCGGCCACGCGACGGTGACTCACTTGCTGCCCAACGGCAGTCTTGACCCGGCGTTTTCGCCAGTGACGTTTCGATCGGTGATCGAGTCGAGGTTTCTCACCAACATTTCTATCGTAACCAATATTACGATAGTTCCTGGCTCCACCAATCGCGGCACTGCGACGGGGATGGCCCTTTTTCGGGATGGTCGGGTCGCGGTCGTGGGTGAGTTCAATGACGTCAACTTCCAACGATCCACCGGCTTCGTCACCCTGACGACGCATGGACAGGTGGCAGGGACGGCCGACCCTAAGCTGGCGGGAATGGAGCCACGCGGCGCGATGAGCTCCTTCAGCGGTCGCGTGTTCATTTATGGGAACCAAAGTCTGGACCCCAACCCAACCAACGGCACCCCGGGGCGGTTGCCCATCGCTGAGGTGGATTCAAGCGGCGGACGCGTCGGAAGCTTTGTTCCCCCGACGTTGGCCGAACTTGGATTATACGCCGCGTTCGTCACTCACATGGTCAGCGGGCCAACGAATACGGTCTACGCCTTTGTGAACGCCGGCCGTTCCAATGCACCGGTCGGGTATAGCGGGTATGAAATTTTCCGCCTGCATGAATCCGGCCGGCTCGATGGCTCCTTTGCGGATGGCGGGCGCGCCGAGGTGTCTCAGATTCGGGAGCCCTTCGCGCGAGTGAGCCCCCAGGGCGAACTTTACATCAGCGGAGCGTTTGCCTATCGCGGCGCATCGGTACCCGGGCCGTTGCGCCGAATTCGACTGGATGGTGACATCGACACAGGATTCATCCCGGCCATCCCTAACCTCGGATCACCCTACGTAGGAGTGGAGCCTGATGGAAGTTTGGTAATGTTTGGTGTGGCGCTTCCCGACTTCATGGTCCGGCTGCGTCCTGACGGATCCCGCGACCGCAGCTACAAAGATCCCGCGCTCAACCGCACCGACGCCACCGTCGTCACCGAGAACATTCGGATGGGACCGGACGGTTCAGCCTACCTCATGGGAACGCTGATTGGATTCACTGGCGCTCAGTTCTCTTTGGACCACGGCGTCGTCAAAGTCCAAGGAGGGCAGATCAAGTTGGGATTCACCGCCCAGGCTCGTTCTCTCACCCTGACTTGGCCCTCCGGGTTTCGTTTGCAACGTACGCCGACCCTGAACTCGCCTATCTGGGCAGATGTCCCGGGAGCCACCTCTCCGTGGCCCGTTCCCCCGGCCCTTCCTCTTGATTTCTATCGTATGGTTTCCGAGTAG
- a CDS encoding winged helix-turn-helix transcriptional regulator, producing the protein MVEFDSHLLDRTFGALSDPTRRRILEQLAKGDECVTDLARPHAMSLAAVSKHLMVLEKAGLIERRREGRVHSLALQPKPMQEAQAWINRYRKFWEGNLDQFEHYLDKLQKQQKNHDNGQ; encoded by the coding sequence ATGGTTGAATTTGATTCACACCTTTTGGATCGAACCTTTGGAGCGCTGTCGGATCCGACTCGGCGGCGCATCCTAGAGCAATTGGCGAAAGGGGACGAATGCGTTACGGATCTGGCCCGCCCCCATGCGATGTCGCTCGCAGCAGTTTCGAAACATCTGATGGTTCTAGAAAAAGCTGGCCTGATTGAGAGGCGGCGCGAGGGGCGCGTCCATTCGCTGGCGTTGCAGCCCAAGCCGATGCAGGAAGCACAGGCCTGGATCAACCGATACCGAAAGTTTTGGGAAGGGAATTTGGATCAATTCGAGCACTACTTAGACAAACTACAAAAGCAGCAAAAGAACCATGACAACGGCCAATAA
- a CDS encoding SRPBCC domain-containing protein has product MTTANNEVEKPDNATLVLRRMLNVSPELAFRAWTTPEHIQQWMRPEPGMVVPSAFMNLRVGGKFRIQMQNPEGEFFTAAGELREVKVPEKIVYTWDWEKDGSGTEFGEVEGKPSLITVEFLKRGERTEFVMTHTRFATVESRDNHARGWSRAVDHFAEFTER; this is encoded by the coding sequence ATGACAACGGCCAATAACGAAGTGGAGAAGCCAGATAACGCGACGCTAGTCCTGAGGCGGATGTTGAACGTATCGCCCGAACTTGCGTTCCGCGCATGGACAACACCAGAGCACATCCAGCAATGGATGCGCCCGGAACCTGGAATGGTGGTTCCATCGGCCTTCATGAACTTGAGAGTGGGCGGGAAGTTTCGCATCCAGATGCAGAATCCAGAGGGCGAGTTCTTCACCGCGGCTGGAGAACTCAGGGAAGTTAAGGTTCCGGAGAAGATCGTCTACACATGGGATTGGGAGAAGGACGGTAGCGGTACTGAATTTGGCGAGGTCGAAGGGAAGCCATCCCTGATTACCGTTGAGTTTCTGAAGCGTGGTGAACGCACCGAGTTTGTGATGACGCACACGCGATTTGCCACCGTGGAGAGCCGGGATAACCATGCCCGCGGTTGGAGCCGAGCGGTGGACCACTTCGCAGAGTTTACCGAGCGTTAA
- a CDS encoding GFA family protein, with amino-acid sequence MLNCHCRDCQRSSGGPFSSLVVVSTEAFKLLKGSPRVHATPSEMGGMTHRGFCPDCGSPINVQPQAATHIVAIRTASLDDPSWFHPQLEVWTSDAHPWDKMNPGLPRFEKYPPPGR; translated from the coding sequence ATGCTCAACTGTCACTGTCGCGATTGCCAACGATCGAGCGGAGGACCGTTCTCATCGCTCGTCGTTGTGTCCACTGAAGCCTTCAAGCTCTTGAAAGGCTCACCCCGTGTTCATGCAACACCGAGCGAGATGGGCGGCATGACCCATCGCGGGTTCTGTCCCGATTGCGGCTCGCCGATTAATGTCCAACCTCAAGCGGCCACACACATTGTCGCCATCCGAACGGCGAGCCTGGATGATCCGAGTTGGTTTCACCCACAGCTGGAGGTATGGACCTCCGACGCGCACCCTTGGGATAAGATGAACCCCGGACTACCCCGGTTTGAAAAGTACCCGCCACCTGGACGTTAG
- a CDS encoding tetratricopeptide repeat protein produces MSRNIHPSNSVEEFFDNLLPDNRQIRERIQQRFCTPSVGAFDLLQEIGARSSSRHRSRRWSFMKANSSLGSASSPSRHRSPLGPRRMTCLVYLVGTLILQSAEPSAFEKRILALVDRQNFGQAVTLLEREIELEKEPNVALRYHGFLGDIYSAMYEIDKAVTHYDVILKTNPQDPSLYFRKARIVGAKLDRREEALGLIDTAIAKGLQDTEAYAMQGFLRRLAYEAAQDPKERATQLKLCLGSYGKAVELDPRNIAAWGNSADLMFNAGLYPEAEAAYRKVLALAPQSLKASTQLAHAQIRQGQVESGLKRLRQAEQEFDRMAAPKGPPMVIAQWLVERASVQFWMLEALITMKRDQELKAVAEKLLKMMEPPPGFDQEVESFGKWRSFANATLAQLDQKPIQPGPSR; encoded by the coding sequence ATGTCCAGGAATATTCACCCCTCGAATTCCGTTGAAGAATTCTTCGACAACCTCCTACCGGACAACCGCCAGATCCGCGAGAGGATTCAACAACGATTCTGTACGCCCAGCGTAGGAGCGTTCGACCTATTGCAAGAGATCGGCGCTCGCAGCTCAAGTCGCCACAGAAGCCGTCGATGGTCCTTCATGAAGGCTAATTCCTCGTTAGGTTCTGCGTCATCGCCATCACGGCATCGTTCTCCGCTCGGTCCACGCCGAATGACTTGCCTCGTTTATCTGGTAGGCACTCTGATCCTCCAAAGCGCCGAGCCAAGCGCGTTCGAGAAGCGAATCCTGGCGCTCGTGGATCGCCAAAACTTCGGCCAGGCAGTGACCCTGCTCGAGCGGGAGATCGAGTTGGAGAAGGAGCCGAACGTGGCGCTACGCTACCATGGCTTCCTCGGGGACATCTATTCCGCGATGTACGAAATCGACAAGGCCGTCACCCACTACGATGTCATCCTGAAAACGAATCCGCAGGACCCCAGCCTGTACTTTCGTAAAGCGCGGATTGTGGGAGCGAAGCTTGACCGACGAGAGGAGGCTCTGGGCTTGATCGACACCGCCATCGCGAAGGGGCTTCAAGACACCGAGGCCTACGCTATGCAGGGATTCCTCCGGCGATTGGCCTACGAAGCGGCTCAGGATCCCAAGGAAAGGGCAACTCAGTTGAAGCTGTGCCTGGGAAGCTACGGGAAGGCGGTGGAGTTGGATCCCAGGAACATCGCGGCGTGGGGCAACTCAGCCGACCTCATGTTCAACGCCGGCCTGTATCCGGAGGCCGAGGCCGCGTATCGGAAGGTGCTGGCACTGGCTCCGCAGTCCCTCAAGGCATCCACCCAACTGGCCCATGCTCAGATTCGCCAAGGGCAGGTCGAGTCAGGACTCAAAAGACTCCGACAAGCCGAACAGGAATTCGATCGCATGGCGGCGCCGAAGGGTCCGCCGATGGTCATTGCTCAATGGCTTGTGGAACGGGCGAGTGTCCAGTTCTGGATGTTGGAGGCGCTCATCACAATGAAGCGGGACCAGGAGTTAAAGGCCGTCGCGGAGAAACTGTTGAAGATGATGGAGCCACCCCCAGGCTTCGACCAGGAGGTGGAAAGTTTCGGGAAATGGCGGTCCTTCGCCAATGCCACCCTGGCTCAACTCGATCAGAAACCCATCCAGCCCGGCCCATCGCGATAA
- a CDS encoding DUF2130 domain-containing protein translates to MSEPTITCPKCKNEIKLTESLAAPLIESTRRDYEQRLAKKDLDIAGREKAIQEQQAALSKARESLESQVAERMQQERQKIAAEEGRKAKLALSNDLEQKAKEVNDLQEILKAKDAKLSEAQKAQAELIKKQRELDDAKRELDLTVEKRVSEGLNATRQQARKEAEEELKLKVSEKEQTIASMQKQIEELKRRAEQGSQQLQGEVQELELETLLRTKFPFDNVEPVPKGEFGGDALQKVHSPLGQLCGTILWESKRTKNWSDGWLAKLRDDQRSAKADIAVLVSHVLPKETEAFDLIDGIWVTHPRVAIPVAIMLRQSLIELAVARQSSEGQQSKMEMLYSYLTGPRFRLRVQAIVEAFSNMKEDLDKEKKAITKQWAKRDEQIERVMQATVGMYGDMQGIAGKTLQEIEGLEMKALEASKASSQLGD, encoded by the coding sequence ATGTCTGAGCCGACCATCACTTGCCCCAAGTGCAAGAACGAGATCAAGCTGACGGAATCGTTGGCTGCCCCTCTGATTGAATCCACGCGGCGCGACTACGAACAACGGCTGGCAAAAAAGGATTTGGATATAGCCGGTCGGGAAAAAGCCATTCAAGAGCAGCAAGCGGCCCTCTCGAAGGCCAGGGAATCCCTTGAGAGCCAAGTAGCGGAGCGGATGCAGCAGGAGCGCCAGAAAATTGCTGCGGAGGAGGGGCGTAAAGCAAAACTGGCCCTTTCAAATGACTTGGAACAAAAGGCCAAAGAGGTAAATGACCTTCAGGAAATTCTGAAGGCAAAGGACGCCAAACTTTCCGAAGCGCAAAAGGCACAAGCCGAGTTGATCAAAAAGCAACGGGAATTGGACGATGCCAAGCGCGAACTCGATTTAACTGTCGAAAAGCGGGTGTCTGAAGGATTGAACGCTACCCGGCAGCAAGCGCGCAAGGAGGCGGAAGAAGAACTGAAGCTCAAGGTTTCAGAGAAAGAGCAAACGATTGCTTCCATGCAGAAGCAAATCGAAGAACTGAAACGCCGCGCGGAACAAGGCTCGCAACAACTCCAAGGCGAGGTCCAGGAATTGGAGTTGGAAACACTGCTGCGGACAAAGTTCCCTTTCGATAATGTTGAGCCGGTGCCGAAGGGTGAGTTTGGCGGAGATGCACTGCAAAAAGTTCACAGTCCGCTTGGGCAGCTTTGCGGCACTATTCTCTGGGAATCCAAACGCACCAAAAACTGGAGCGATGGCTGGCTGGCCAAGTTGCGCGATGATCAGCGGAGCGCCAAGGCCGACATCGCCGTCCTGGTCAGTCATGTTTTGCCCAAAGAAACTGAGGCATTTGACCTGATTGACGGGATTTGGGTCACGCATCCGCGTGTCGCAATCCCTGTCGCAATTATGTTGCGGCAGTCCTTGATCGAATTGGCGGTGGCGCGGCAGTCATCCGAAGGCCAGCAATCTAAAATGGAAATGCTGTATTCGTATCTCACTGGCCCTCGTTTCCGGTTGCGGGTTCAGGCCATTGTAGAAGCGTTTTCCAACATGAAGGAAGACTTGGACAAAGAGAAAAAGGCCATAACGAAGCAATGGGCCAAACGCGATGAACAAATTGAGCGCGTGATGCAAGCGACGGTGGGCATGTATGGCGACATGCAGGGAATTGCGGGCAAGACGTTGCAGGAAATAGAAGGGTTGGAAATGAAGGCACTGGAGGCTTCAAAAGCCTCCAGCCAGCTTGGAGATTGA